In Botrytis cinerea B05.10 chromosome 3, complete sequence, the genomic stretch CCTTTTCCAACCTAATGCGAACCCACTCATCGCCCTCACTCCTGACATCGAAGAATCCCGCTCCATCTCTGATATATCtaatctcctcatcttcgtgCAAATGCTCATTGAAGAACGACTTGACCTTCTCCTCGTAGATATCACCCATTTTCTCTGGTGAAACCGTAATTACATCGCGATTCTTGTAGCTTCTGTCAGAGGCGAGCTTGTCGACATCTTTCTCATCTGCGAATCTGTAATAGAGAACCCCGAGCTTCTCCAAGTACTCAGGGTTAACGTCGCGGCCCGAGTCGTGAAGTTCCCGTTGGTCGCCCTATAGAAAACTGTTTGTTagtaaaaagaaaacagaGGGAGGGGTAGTGTAGTGGGGGGTGAGGGGTACTTTACCTCCTCGTTATCAAACCAGTAAGCTctcattttgaatttcaGTTAATCGACTGAGTATGTGTAGATTTGGTTTCGATATCTATGAGTGGATGATATAAAGAAGCTGCGGTTTGTTATTTTGTCTTTTGTTGGTTTTGAGTAAACAAAATATCCAAGCGGAAGCCTGAGTCAAATAAATGGAAATTCCTAGAAAAAAAGTCTGCGCCCGATGAGATTGACGCCATTCACCCATTCACCCATTCACAAATAGGATTACACAatcacatcgcat encodes the following:
- the Bcadi1 gene encoding Bcadi1, which codes for MRAYWFDNEEGDQRELHDSGRDVNPEYLEKLGVLYYRFADEKDVDKLASDRSYKNRDVITVSPEKMGDIYEEKVKSFFNEHLHEDEEIRYIRDGAGFFDVRSEGDEWVRIRLEKDDLIILPAGIYHRFTTDANNYIQAMRLFKEEPKWTPLNRGPDVDVNPYRKEYLQTVPAIAGQ